One window of Theropithecus gelada isolate Dixy chromosome 4, Tgel_1.0, whole genome shotgun sequence genomic DNA carries:
- the DSP gene encoding desmoplakin isoform X3 — MSCNGGSHPRINTLGRMTRAESGPDLRYEMTSGGGGTSRIYYSRRGVITDQNSDGYCQTGTMSRHQNQNTIQELLQSCSDCLMRAELIVQPELKYGDGMQLTRSRDLDECFAQANDQMEILDGLIREMRQMGQPCDAYQKRLLQLQEQMRALYKAISVPRVRRASSKGGGGYTCQSGSGWDEFTKHVTSECLGWMRQQRAEMDLVAWGVDLASVEQHINSHRSIHNAIGDYRWQLDKIKADLREKSAIYQLEEEYENLLKASFERMDHLRQLQNIIQATSREIMWINDCEEEELLYDWSDKNTNIAQKQEAFSIRMSQLEVKEKELNKLKQESDQLVLNQHPASDKIEAYMDTLQTQWSWILQITKCIDVHLKENAAYFQFFEEAQSTEAYLKGLQDSIRKKYPCDKNMPLQHLLEQIKELEKEREKILEYKRQVQNLVNKSKKIVQLKPRNPDYRSNKPIILRALCDYKQDQKIVHKGDECILKDNNERSKWYVTGPGGVDMLVPSVGLIIPPPNPLAVDLSGKIEQYYEAILALWNQLYINMKSLVSWHYCMIDIEKIRAMTIAKLKTMRQEDYTKTIADLELHYQEFIRNSQGSEMFGDDDKRKIQSQFTDAQKHYQTLVIQLPGHPQHQTVTKTEITHHGTCQDVNHNKVIETNRENDKQETWMLMELQKIRRQIEHCEGRMTLKNLPLADQGSSHHITVKINELKSVQNDSQAIAEVLNQLKDMLANFRGSEKYCYLQNEVFGLFQKLENINGVTDGYLNSLCTVRALLQAILQTEDMLKVYEARLTEEETVCLDLDKVEAYRCGLKKIKNDLNLKKSLLATMKTELQKAQQIHSQTSQQYPLYDLDLGKFSEKVTQLTDRWQRIDKQIDFRLWDLEKQIKQLRNYRDNYQAFCKWLYDAKRRQDSLESMKFGDSNTVMRFLNEQKNLHNEISGKRDKSEEVQKIAELCANSIKDYELQLASYTSGLETLLNIPIKRTMIQSPSGVILQEAADIHARYIELLTRSGDYYRFLSEMLKSLEDLKLKNTKIEVLEEELRLARDANSENCNKNKFLDQNLQKYQAECSQFKTKLASLEELKRQAELDGKSAKQNLDKCYGQIKELNEKITRLTYEIEDEKRRRKSVEDRFDQQKNDYDQLQKARQCEKENLGWQKLESEKAIKEKEYEIERLRVLLQDEGARKREYENELAKASNRIQESKNQCTQVVQERESLLVKIKVLEQDKARLQRLEDELNRAKATLEAETRVKQRLECEKQQIQNDLNQWKTQYSRKEEAIRKIESEREKSEREKNSLRSEIERLQAEIKRIEERCRRKLEDSTRETQSQLETERSRYQREIDKLRQRPYGSHRETQTECEWTVDTSKLVFDGLRKKVTAMQLYECQLIDKTTLDKLLKGKKSVEEVASEIQPFLRGAGSIAGASASPKEKYSLVEAKRKKLISPESTVMLLEAQAATGGIIDPHRNEKLTVDSAIARDLIDFDDRQQIYTAEKAITGFDDPFSGKTVSVSEAIKKNLIDRETGMRLLEAQIASGGVVDPVNSVFLPKDVALARGLIDRDLYRSLNDPRDSQKNFVDPITKKKVSYVQLKERCRIEPHTGLLLLSVQKRSMSFQGIRQPVTVTELVDSGILRPSTVNELESGQISYDEVGERIKDFLQGSSCIAGIYNETTKQKLGIYEAMKIGLVRPGTALELLEAQAATGFIVDPVSNLRLPVEEAYKRGLVGIEFKEKLLSAERAVTGYNDPETGNIISLFQAMNKELIEKGHGIRLLEAQIATGGIIDPKESHRLPVDIAYKRGYFNEELSEILSDPSDDTKGFFDPNTEENLTYLQLKERCIKDEDTGLCLLPLKEKKKQVQTSQKNTLRKRRVVIVDPETNKEMSVQEAYKKGLIDYETFKELCEQECEWEEITITGSDGSTRVVLVDRKTGSQYDIQDAIDKGLVDRKFFDQYRSGSLSLTQFADMISLKNGVGTSSSMGSGVSDDVFSSTRHDSVSKISTISSVRNLTIRSSSFSDTLEESSPIAAIFDTENLEKISITEGIERGIVDSITGQRLLEAQACTGGIIHPTTGQKLSLQDAVSQGVIDQDMATRLKPAQKAFIGFEGVKGKKKMSAAEAVKEKWLPYEAGQRFLEFQYLTGGLVDPEVHGRISTEEAIRKGFIDGRAAQRLQDTSSYAKILTCPKTKLKISYKDAINRSMVEDITGLRLLEAASVSSKGLPSPYNMSSAPGSRSGSRSGSRSGSRSGSRSGSRRGSFDATGNSSYSYSYSFSSSSIGH, encoded by the exons TCAAACCGGCACGATGTCCAGGCACCAGAACCAGAACACCATCCAGGAGCTGCTGCAGAGCTGCTCCGACTGCTTGATGCGAGCAGAGCTCATCGTGCAGCCT GAATTGAAGTATGGAGATGGAATGCAGCTGACTCGGAGTCGAGACTTGGATGAGTGTTTTGCCCAGGCCAATGACCAGATGGAAATCCTCGACGGCTTGATCAGAGAGATGCGGCAGATGGGCCAGCCCTGTGATGCTTACCAGAAAAG acttcTTCAGCTCCAAGAGCAAATGCGAgccctttataaagccatcagtgTCCCTCGAGTCCGCAGGGCCAGCTCCAAGGGTGGTGGAGGCTACACTTGTCAGAGCGGCTCTGGCTGGGATGAGTTCACCAAGCACGTCACCAGTGAATGTTTGGGGTGGATGAGGCAGCAAAGG GCGGAGATGGACTTGGTGGCCTGGGGCGTGGACCTGGCCTCAGTGGAGCAGCACATCAACAGCCACCGGAGCATCCACAATGCCATCGGCGACTATCGCTGGCAGCTGGACAAAATTAAAGCCGACCTG CGTGAGAAATCTGCCATCTACCAGTTGGAGGAGGAGTATGAAAACCTGCTG AAAGCGTCCTTTGAGAGGATGGATCACCTGCGACAGCTGCAGAACATCATCCAGGCCACGTCCCGGGAGATCATGTGGATCAATGACTGCgaggaggaggagctgctgtACGACTGGAGTGACAAGAACACCAACATTGCTCAGAAACAGGAGGCCTTCTCC ATACGCATGAGTCAACTGGAAGTTAAAGAAAAAGAGCTCAATAAGCTGAAACAAGAAAGTGACCAACTTGTCCTCAATCAGCATCCAGCTTCAGACAAAATTGAG GCCTATATGGACACTCTGCAGACGCAGTGGAGCTGGATTCTTCAGATCACCAAGTGCATTGATGTTCATCTGAAAGAAAATGCTGCCTACTTTCAG TTTTTTGAAGAGGCCCAGTCGACTGAAGCATACCTGAAGGGGCTTCAGGACTCCATCAGGAAGAAGTACCCCTGCGACAAGAACATGCCCCTGCAGCACCTGCTGGAACAGATCAAGGAGCTGGAG AAAGAACGAGAGAAAATCCTTGAATACAAGCGTCAGGTGCAGAACTTGGTAAACAAGTCTAAGAAGATTGTACAGCTGAAGCCTCGTAACCCAGACTACAGAAGCAATAAACCCATTATTCTCAGGGCTCTCTGTGACTACAAACAAGACCAG AAAATCGTGCATAAGGGGGATGAGTGTATCCTGAAGGACAACAATGAGCGCAGCAAGTGGTACGTGACGGGCCCGGGAGGCGTTGACATGCTCGTTCCCTCCGTGGGGCTGATCATCCCTCCTCCAAACCCCCTGGCCGTGGACCTCTCTGGCAA GATTGAGCAGTACTACGAAGCCATCTTGGCTCTGTGGAACCAACTCTACATCAACATGAAGAGCCTGGTGTCCTGGCACTACTGCATGATTGACATAGAGAAGATCAGGGCCATGACGATCGCCAAG CTGAAAACAATGCGGCAGGAAGATTACACGAAGACAATAGCTGACCTTGAGTTACATTACCAAGAGTTCATCAGAAATAGCCAAGGCTCCGAGATGTTTGGAGATGACGACAAGCGGAAAATACAGTCTCAGTTCACCGATGCCCAGAAGCATTACCAGACTCTGGTCATTCAGCTCCCTGGCCACCCCCAGCACCAGACAG TGACCAAAACTGAAATCACtcatcatggaacctgccaagATGTCAATCATAATAAAGTAATTGAAACCAACAGAGAAAATGACAAGCAAGAAACATGGATGCTGATGGAGCTGCAGAAGATTCGCAGGCAGATAGAGCACTGCGAGGGCAGGATGACTCTCAAAAACCTCCCTCTAGCAGACCAGGGGTCTTCACACCACATCACAGTGAAAATTAATGAGCTTAAG AGTGTGCAGAATGATTCACAAGCAATTGCTGAGGTTCTCAACCAGCTTAAAGATATGCTTGCCAACTTCAGAGGTTCTGAAAAGTACTGCTATTTACAGAATGAAGTATTTGGACTATTTCAGAAACTGGAAAATATCAATGGTGTTACAGATGGCTACTTAAATAG CTTATGCACAGTAAGGGCACTGCTCCAGGCTATTCTCCAAACAGAAGACATGTTAAAGGTTTATGAAGCCAGGCTCACTGAGGAGGAAACTGTCTGCCTGGACCTGGATAAAGTGGAAGCTTACCGCTGTGGACTGAAG aaaataaaaaatgacttgaACTTGAAGAAGTCGTTGTTGGCCACCATGAAGACAGAACTACAGAAAGCCCAGCAGATCCACTCTCAGACTTCACAGCAGTATCCGCTTTATGACCTGGACCTGGGCAAGTTCAGTGAAAAAGTCACACAGCTGACAGACCGCTGGCAAAGGATAGATAAACAGATCGACTTCAG ATTATGGGACTTGGAGAAACAAATCAAGCAATTGAGGAATTATCGTGATAACTATCAGGCCTTCTGCAAGTGGCTCTATGATGCTAAACGCCGTCAGGATTCCTTAGAATCCATGAAATTTGGAGATTCCAACACAGTCATGCGGTTTTTGAATGAGCAGAAG aACTTGCACAATGAAATATCTGGCAAACGAGACAAATCAGAGGAAGTACAAAAAATTGCTGAACTTTGTGCAAATTCAATTAAG GATTATGAGCTGCAGCTGGCCTCATATACCTCCGGACTGGAGACTCTGCTGAACATACCTATCAAGAGGACCATGATACAGTCCCCTTCTGGGGTGATTCTGCAAGAG GCTGCAGATATTCATGCTCGGTACATTGAACTACTTACAAGATCTGGAGACTATTACAGGTTCTTAAGTGAGATGCTGAAGAGTCTGGAAGATCTGAAG CTGAAAAATACCAAGATCGAAGTTTTGGAAGAAGAGCTCAGACTGGCCCGAGATGCCAACTCAGAAAACTGTAATAAGAACAAATTCCTGGACCAGAACCTGCAGAAATACCAGGCAGAGTGTTCCCAGTTCAAAACGAAGCTTGCGAGCCTGGAGGAGCTGAAGAGACAGGCTGAGCTGGACGGGAAGTCGGCTAAGCAAAATCTAGACAAGTGCTACGGCCAAATAAAAGAACTCAATGAGAAGATCACCCGACTGACTTATGAGATTGAAgatgaaaagagaagaagaaaatctgtGGAAGACAGATTTGACCAACAGAAGAATGACTATGACCAACTGCAGAAAGCAAGGCAATGTGAAAAGGAGAACCTTGGTTGGCAGAAGTTAGAGTCTGAGAAAGCCATCAAGGAGAAGGAGTACGAGATCGAAAGGCTGAGGGTTCTTCTCCAGGACGAAGGCGCCCGGAAGAGAGAATATGAAAATGAGCTGGCAAAG GCATCTAATAGGATTCAGGAATCCAAGAATCAGTGCACTCAGGTGGTGCAGGAAAGAGAGAGCCTTCTGGTGAAAATCAAAGTCCTGGAGCAAGACAAGGCAaggctgcagaggctggaggatgAGCTGAATCGTGCAAAAGCAACTCTAGAGGCAGAAACCCGGGTGAAACAGCGCCTGGAGTGTGAGAAACAGCAAATTCAGAATGACCTGAATCAGTGGAAGACTCAATATTCCCGCAAGGAGGAGGCTATTAGGAAGATagaatcagaaagagaaaagagtgagagagagaagaacaGTCTTAGGAGTGAGATCGAAAGACTCCAAGCAGAGATCAAGAGAATTGAAGAGAGGTGCAGGCGTAAGCTGGAGGATTCTACCAGGGAGACACAGTCACAGTTAGAAACAGAACGCTCCCGATATCAGAGGGAGATCGATAAACTCAGACAGCGCCCATATGGGTCCCATCGGGAGACCCAGACTGAGTGTGAGTGGACCGTTGACACCTCCAAGCTGGTGTTTGATGGGCTGAGGAAGAAGGTGACAGCAATGCAGCTCTATGAGTGTCAGCTCATCGACAAAACAACCTTGGACAAACTACTGAAGGGGAAGAAGTCAGTGGAAGAAGTTGCTTCTGAAATCCAGCCATTCCTTCGGGGTGCAGGATCTATCGCTGGAGCATCTGCTTCTCCTAAGGAAAAGTACTCTTTGGTAGaggccaagagaaagaaattaatcaGCCCAGAATCCACAGTCATGCTTCTGGAGGCCCAGGCAGCTACAGGTGGTATAATTGATCCCCATCGGAATGAGAAGCTGACTGTCGACAGTGCCATAGCTCGGGACCTCATTGACTTCGATGACCGCCAGCAGATATATACAGCAGAGAAAGCTATCACTGGTTTTGACGATCCATTTTCAGGCAAGACAGTATCTGTTTCAGAAGCCATCAAGAAAAATTTGATTGATAGAGAAACTGGAATGCGCCTGCTGGAAGCCCAGATTGCTTCAGGGGGTGTAGTAGACCCTGTGAACAGTGTCTTTTTGCCAAAAGATGTCGCCTTGGCCCGGGGGCTGATTGATAGAGATTTGTATCGATCCCTGAATGATCCCCGAGATAGTCAGAAAAACTTTGTGGATCCAATCACCAAAAAGAAGGTCAGTTATGTGCAGCTGAAGGAACGGTGTAGAATCGAACCACATACTGGTCTGCTCTTGCTTTCAGTACAGAAGAGAAGCATGTCCTTCCAAGGAATCAGACAACCTGTGACCGTCACTGAGCTAGTAGATTCTGGTATATTGAGACCGTCCACTGTCAATGAACTGGAGTCTGGTCAGATTTCTTATGACGAGGTTGGTGAGAGAATTAAGGActtcctccagggttcaagctgcATAGCAGGCATATACAATGAGACCACAAAACAGAAGCTTGGCATTTATGAGGCCATGAAAATTGGCTTAGTCCGACCCGGTACTGCTCTGGAGTTACTGGAAGCCCAAGCAGCTACTGGCTTTATAGTGGATCCTGTTAGCAACTTGAGGTTACCAGTGGAGGAAGCCTACAAGAGAGGTCTGGTGGGCATTGAGTTCAAAGAGAAGCTCCTGTCTGCGGAACGAGCTGTCACTGGGTATAATGATCCTGAAACAGGAAACATCATCTCTTTGTTCCAAGCCATGAATAAGGAACTCATCGAAAAGGGCCATGGTATTCGCTTATTAGAAGCACAGATCGCAACCGGGGGGATCATTGACCCAAAGGAGAGCCATCGTTTACCAGTTGACATAGCATATAAGAGGGGCTATTTCAATGAGGAACTCAGTGAGATTCTCTCAGATCCAAGTGATGATACCAAAGGATTTTTTGACCCCAACACTGAAGAAAATCTTACCTATCTGCAACTAAAAGAAAGATGCATTAAGGATGAGGATACAGGGCTCTGTCTTCTGcctctgaaagaaaagaagaaacaggtgCAGACATCACAAAAGAATACCCTCAGGAAGCGTAGAGTGGTCATAGTTGACCCAGAAACCaataaagaaatgtctgttcaggagGCCTACAAGAAGGGCCTAATTGATTATGAAACCTTCAAAGAACTGTGTGAGCAGGAATGTGAATGGGAAGAAATAACCATCACAGGATCAGATGGCTCCACCAGGGTGGTCCTGGTAGATAGAAAGACAGGCAGTCAGTATGATATTCAAGATGCTATTGACAAGGGCCTTGTTGACAGGAAGTTCTTTGATCAGTACCGATCGGGCAGCCTCAGCCTCACTCAATTTGCTGACATGATCTCCTTGAAAAATGGTGTTGGCACCAGCAGCAGCATGGGCAGTGGTGTCAGCGATGATGTTTTTAGCAGCACCCGACATGATTCAGTAAGTAAGATTTCCACCATATCCAGCGTCAGGAATTTAACCATAAGGAGCAGCTCTTTTTCCGACACCCTGGAAGAATCGAGCCCCATTGCAGCCATCTTTGACacagaaaacctagagaaaatctCCATTACAGAAGGTATAGAGCGGGGCATCGTCGACAGCATCACCGGTCAGAGGCTTCTGGAGGCTCAGGCCTGCACAGGCGGCATCATCCACCCAACCACGGGCCAGAAGCTGTCACTTCAGGATGCAGTCTCCCAGGGTGTGATTGACCAAGACATGGCCACCAGGCTGAAGCCTGCTCAGAAAGCCTTCATAGGCTTCGAGGGtgtaaagggaaagaagaagatgTCGGCGGCAGAGGCAGTGAAAGAAAAATGGCTCCCGTACGAGGCTGGCCAGCGCTTCCTGGAGTTCCAGTACCTCACGGGAGGTCTTGTTGACCCGGAAGTGCATGGGAGGATAAGCACAGAAGAAGCCATCCGGAAGGGTTTCATCGATGGGCGTGCCGCACAGAGGCTGCAAGACACCAGCAGCTATGCCAAAATCCTGACATGCCccaaaaccaaattaaaaatatcCTATAAGGATGCCATAAATCGCTCCATGGTAGAAGATATCACTGGGCTGCGCCTTCTGGAAGCCGCCTCTGTGTCGTCCAAGGGCTTACCCAGCCCTTACAACATGTCTTCGGCTCCGGGCTCCCGCTCCGGCTCCCGCTCTGGATCCCGCTCCGGATCTCGCTCCGGGTCCCGCAGTGGGTCCCGGAGAGGAAGCTTTGACGCCACAGGGAATTCTTCCTACTCTTACTCTTACTCATTTAGCAGTAGTTCTATTGGGCACTAG